Proteins from one Rhinopithecus roxellana isolate Shanxi Qingling chromosome 20, ASM756505v1, whole genome shotgun sequence genomic window:
- the UNKL gene encoding putative E3 ubiquitin-protein ligase UNKL isoform X5 — protein MTPPQQPPPLRSEPGALGSSASSYSPLGLNGVPGSIWDFVSGSFSPSPTPILSAGPPSSSGSSPNGAELARVRRQLDEAKRKIRQWEESWQQVKQVCDAWQREAQEAKERARVADCDRQLALQKKEEVEAQVKQLQEELEGLGVASTLRGLRCCGDIGTIPLPKLHSLQSQLRLDLEAVDGVIFQLRAKQCVACRERAHSAVLRPCQHRVLCEPCAAAAPECPYCKGQPLRW, from the exons ATGACGCCTCCCCAGCAGCCGCCACCCCTGCGTTCAGAGCCGGGTGCACTGGGCTCTTCAGCCTCATCCTACAGCCCCTTAG GTTTGAACGGTGTCCCCGGGAGCATCTGGGACTTTGTTTCCGGCAGcttctcccccagccccacccctatcCTGAGCGCCGGCCCCCCATCCTCTTCGGGTTCCAGTCCAAATGGGGCTGAGCTGGCCCGGGTCAGACGGCAGCTGGACGAGGCCAAGAGGAAGATCCGGCAGTGGGAGGAGTCATGGCAGCAGGTGAAACAG GTCTGCGATGCCTGGCAGCGAGAGGCGCAGGAGGCCAAGGAACGTGCCCGCGTGGCCGATTGTGACCGGCAGCTGGCGCTGcagaagaaggaggaggtggaggcGCAGGTGAAGCAGCTGCAGGAGGAGCTGGAGGGCCTGGGCGTAGCCTCCACACTGCGGGGGCTGCGGTGCTGCGGGGACATAGGCACCATTCCCCTGCCTAAGCTGCACTCGCTGCAGAGTCAGCTGCGCCTGGACCTGGAGGCCGTGGACGGC GTGATCTTCCAGCTCCGCGCCAAGCAATGCGTGGCCTGCCGGGAGCGGGCCCACAGTGCCGTCCTGCGGCCGTGCCAGCACCGCGTCCTCTGTGAGCCGTGTGCGGCCGCCGCACCCGAGTGCCCCTACTGCAAGGGCCAGCCCCTGCGGTGGTGA
- the UNKL gene encoding putative E3 ubiquitin-protein ligase UNKL isoform X6, whose translation MACYSQALPRRRLSLALSPRLECNGLNGVPGSIWDFVSGSFSPSPTPILSAGPPSSSGSSPNGAELARVRRQLDEAKRKIRQWEESWQQVKQVCDAWQREAQEAKERARVADCDRQLALQKKEEVEAQVKQLQEELEGLGVASTLRGLRCCGDIGTIPLPKLHSLQSQLRLDLEAVDGVIFQLRAKQCVACRERAHSAVLRPCQHRVLCEPCAAAAPECPYCKGQPLRW comes from the exons ATGGCCTGCTACTCACAGGCTCTCCCCCGCCgcagactgagtctcgctctgtcacccaggctggagtgcaatg GTTTGAACGGTGTCCCCGGGAGCATCTGGGACTTTGTTTCCGGCAGcttctcccccagccccacccctatcCTGAGCGCCGGCCCCCCATCCTCTTCGGGTTCCAGTCCAAATGGGGCTGAGCTGGCCCGGGTCAGACGGCAGCTGGACGAGGCCAAGAGGAAGATCCGGCAGTGGGAGGAGTCATGGCAGCAGGTGAAACAG GTCTGCGATGCCTGGCAGCGAGAGGCGCAGGAGGCCAAGGAACGTGCCCGCGTGGCCGATTGTGACCGGCAGCTGGCGCTGcagaagaaggaggaggtggaggcGCAGGTGAAGCAGCTGCAGGAGGAGCTGGAGGGCCTGGGCGTAGCCTCCACACTGCGGGGGCTGCGGTGCTGCGGGGACATAGGCACCATTCCCCTGCCTAAGCTGCACTCGCTGCAGAGTCAGCTGCGCCTGGACCTGGAGGCCGTGGACGGC GTGATCTTCCAGCTCCGCGCCAAGCAATGCGTGGCCTGCCGGGAGCGGGCCCACAGTGCCGTCCTGCGGCCGTGCCAGCACCGCGTCCTCTGTGAGCCGTGTGCGGCCGCCGCACCCGAGTGCCCCTACTGCAAGGGCCAGCCCCTGCGGTGGTGA